A part of Miscanthus floridulus cultivar M001 chromosome 6, ASM1932011v1, whole genome shotgun sequence genomic DNA contains:
- the LOC136459803 gene encoding esterase PIR7B-like, translating into MIKKQSVAISAVPLYKQKALQAAQDQLIGNSAVLYANAKCAMEAGGGGKHFVLVHGLCLGAWSWYKVATALESAGHRVTALDLAASGAHPARLHEVRSFEDYSRPLLDAVAAAPDGDRLVLVGHSHGGASLALAMERFPRKVAAAVFVDAALPWVGKHIGVGTEGFMKKAASKGLLMDCQMVAITGTGTGIGIGSEDAGGQQGTAIVMGPKFLEKCYKESPAEDLTLAKLLVRPGNQFMDDPVMKDEALLTAANYGSVKKVFVVAKAAHGSSTSTEEVQRWIEATNPGTEVQEIAGADHAVMNSKPREFCDVLVDIASRYD; encoded by the exons ATGATAAAAAAGCAGAGTGTGGCAATTAGCGCCGTGCCTCTGTATAAACAGAAGGCCCTGCAGGCGGCACAAGACCAATTGATCGGAAACTCTGCAGTACTCTACGCCAACGCGAAGTGCGCCAtggaggccggcggcggcggcaagcacTTCGTTCTGGTGCACGGCCTCTGCCTCGGCGCGTGGAGCTGGTACAAGGTGGCCACCGCGCTCGAATCCGCCGGCCACCGCGTGACGGCGCTGGACCTTGCGGCGTCGGGCGCGCACCCGGCGCGCCTCCACGAGGTGCGCTCCTTCGAGGACTACTCGCGCCCGCTGCTGGACGCGGTCGCCGCGGCCCCCGACGGCGACAGGCTGGTCCTCGTCGGCCACAGCCACGGCGGCGCCAGCCTCGCGCTCGCCATGGAGAGGTTCCCGCGCAAGGTCGCCGCCGCCGTGTTCGTGGACGCCGCGCTGCCGTGGGTcggcaaacacatcggcgttggcaccgAGGGG TTCATGAAAAAAGCTGCTTCTAAAGGGCTGCTCATGGACTGCCAAATGGTGGCcatcaccggcaccggcaccggcatcgGCATCGGCAGTGAAGATGCCGGCGGGCAGCAAGGGACAGCGATCGTGATGGGTCCAAAGTTCTTGGAGAAGTGCTACAAGGAGAGCCCCGCGGAGGACCTGACCCTGGCGAAGCTGCTGGTGAGGCCCGGCAACCAGTTCATGGACGACCCGGTGATGAAGGACGAGGCGCTGCTCACGGCCGCCAACTACGGGTCGGTCAAGAAGGTGTTCGTGGTCGCCAAGGCCGCCCATGGCTCCAGCACCAGCACCGAGGAGGTGCAGCGCTGGATAGAGGCCACGAACCCCGGCACGGAGGTGCAGGAGATCGCCGGCGCCGACCATGCCGTCATGAACTCCAAGCCAAGGGAATTTTGCGACGTCCTTGTGGACATAGCCAGCAGATACGACTAA
- the LOC136461319 gene encoding uncharacterized protein, translating into MEVGGGGKHFVLVHGLCHGAWCWYKVATALESAGHRVTALDLAAAGAHPARLHEVRSFEDYSRPLLDAVAAAPDGDRLVLVGHSHGGLSLALAMERFPHKVAAAVFVAAALPCVGKHMGVTTEEFMRRTASKGLLMDCQVVPINDGADTGPGSEAAGGKKGVAIVMGPRFMEEKYYQESPAEDLTLAKMLVRPGNQFLDDPVMKDEALLTAANYGSVKKVFVVAKADESSTEEMQRWMVEMSPGTEVEEIAGADHAVMNSKATELCEVLGRIASRCDRGDWWLIFFKSRTNQRTTTHADRTATGAGGSVSVLVLSLRRINERKKRRRRHHQLLLELLLFSSPSCVDFLDRSPGHQTMSSSGTTTMEDQSDRGPPQHHFVQVHGVCHSAWCWYRVTTLLTSAGHRVTALDMARRGRGVLRGLQPAAPGRRCPRCRPGSKRSSSDTASAARASRWPWRGTMTESPSPCSSPPPCPPPASPWRSSWKRTHCSSCSTIIATTYTTTVCICQFSKETGPDFYMDCTYSASSNHEYPVETLLLGPEYLAKRLYQLSPPEDLTLAKAMVRPSRAFQDDGMLKRNNVLTADRYGVVRRVCVVAEDDASWSAEFQRRMASWSPGT; encoded by the exons ATGgaagtcggcggcggcggcaagcacTTCGTGCTGGTGCACGGCCTCTGCCACGGCGCGTGGTGCTGGTACAAGGTGGCCACCGCGCTGGAATCCGCCGGCCACCGCGTGACGGCGCTGGACCTGGCCGCGGCGGGCGCCCACCCGGCGCGCCTCCACGAGGTGCGCTCCTTCGAGGACTACTCGCGCCCGCTGCTGGACGCGGTCGCCGCGGCCCCCGACGGCGACAGGCTGGTCCTCGTCGGCCACAGCCACGGCGGCCTCAGCCTGGCGCTCGCCATGGAGAGGTTCCCGCACAAGGTCGCCGCCGCCGTGTTCGTGGCTGCCGCGCTGCCATGCGTCGGCAAGCACATGGGCGTCACCACAGAGGAG TTCATGAGAAGAACTGCTTCTAAAGGGCTGCTCATGGACTGCCAAGTGGTGCCCATCAACGACGGCGCCGACACCGGCCCCGGCAGTGAAGCTGCCGGCGGGAAGAAAGGGGTAGCGATCGTGATGGGTCCAAGGTTCATGGAGGAGAAGTACTACCAGGAGAGCCCGGCGGAGGATCTGACCCTGGCGAAGATGCTGGTGAGGCCCGGGAACCAGTTCCTGGACGACCCGGTGATGAAGGACGAGGCGCTGCTCACGGCCGCCAACTACGGGTCCGTCAAGAAGGTGTTCGTGGTCGCCAAGGCCGACGAATCCAGCACGGAGGAGATGCAGCGCTGGATGGTGGAAATGAGCCCCGGCACGGAGGTCGAGGAGATCGCCGGCGCCGACCACGCCGTCATGAACTCCAAGGCCACGGAACTTTGCGAGGTCCTTGGAAGGATAGCCAGCAGATGCGAC agaggggattGGTGGCTGATATTTTTCAAGTCGCGAACAAACCAGCGAACGACAACGCATGCGGACCGTACAGCTACAGGCGCGGGCGGGTCGGTGTCCGTCCTCGTCCTATCATTGCGACGGATTAATGAgagaaaaaaaaggagaagaCGGCACCACCAGCTCTTGCTGGAGTTGCTGCTGTTCTCTTCGCCGAGCTGCGTTGACTTCCTCGATCGCTCGCCCGGCCATCAGACCATGAGTTCATCAGGGACGACGACGATGGAGGATCAGAGCGACAGGGGGCCACCGCAGCACCACTTCGTGCAGGTGCACGGCGTCTGCCACAGCGCGTGGTGCTGGTACAGGGTGACCACCCTCCTCACCTCCGCGGGCCACCGCGTCACGGCGCTGGACATGGCGCGGCGAGGACGTGGCGTCCTTCGAGGACTACAGCCGGCCGCTCCTGGACGGCGGTGTCCGCGCTGCCGCCCGGGGAGCAAGCGGTCCTCGTCGGACACAGCTTCGGCGGCCAGAGCCTCGCGCTGGCCATGGAGAGGTACCATGACAGAGTCGCCGTCGCCGTGTTCGTCTCCGCCGCCATGCCCGCCGCCGGCAAGCCCATGGCGCTCGTCTTGGAAGAG AACACATTGCTCTAGCTGCTCAACCATTATCGCAACTACGTATACTACTACTGTGTGTATATGCCAGTTTTCGAAAGAAACGGGGCCAGATTTCTACATGGACTGCACATACAGCGCCAGCAGCAATCATGAGTATCCGGTGGAGACACTTCTGCTAGGGCCAGAGTACTTGGCCAAGAGATTGTACCAGCTCAGCCCTCCTGAG GATCTGACCTTGGCAAAGGCGATGGTGAGGCCATCCCGAGCGTTCCAGGACGACGGGATGCTGAAGAGGAACAACGTGCTGACGGCGGACAGGTACGGCGTTGTGAGGCGGGTGTGCGTCGTCGCCGAGGACGACGCGTCGTGGTCGGCGGAGTTCCAGCGGCGCATGGCCTCGTGGAGCCCCGGCACCTAG